Part of the Oculatellaceae cyanobacterium genome is shown below.
ATAACAAACTTTGCTCTAATCCCAAAACAGCATTGAGTTCTTTAACGTGCTTTGGTTCCTCCATCAGGAGTTGCAAAACAGCTAACCGCGTTGTATCCGCCAACACTTTTAACTTGCGAGCGCAAAAAGTTTGAGATGAGACATCGGTGAGGTTCACTACTCATCCTCCCTCTGAGTTGAACGGCTATTGATATGAAATTATATTCATATCTTG
Proteins encoded:
- a CDS encoding metalloregulator ArsR/SmtB family transcription factor: MNLTDVSSQTFCARKLKVLADTTRLAVLQLLMEEPKHVKELNAVLGLEQSLLSHHLKILRKEGFVTATRDGKAVLYCLAPDVQGVNAGKVISLGCCLLSFD